The following coding sequences lie in one Phaenicophaeus curvirostris isolate KB17595 chromosome 5, BPBGC_Pcur_1.0, whole genome shotgun sequence genomic window:
- the UBE2L6 gene encoding ubiquitin/ISG15-conjugating enzyme E2 L6 isoform X2 — MAGRLAKELEEARSWGGARELRPLGGDVRRWGGILLPLSFSPHHPLSPPCATLCTPILHPAVDPEGRVCQPLTSPEHWVPSIRAVHVLQDLLLLLDTLDPQRVLRPDLARQLQEHPQEFLRRAEQHTRQHAERRPDPPAP, encoded by the exons ATGGCCGGGAGGCTCGCCAAG gagctggaggaggcgCGGAGCTGGGGGGGCGCGCGCGAGCTGCGGCCGCTAGGGGGCGACGTGCGGCGCTGGGGGGGGATCCTGCTGCCT CtgtccttctccccccaccACCCGCTGTCCCCCCCCTGCGCCACCCTCTGCacccccatcctgcaccccgcCGTGGACCCCGAGGGCCGCGTCTGCCAGCCCCTCACCTCACCCGAGCACTGGGTGCCCTCCATCCGCGCTGTGCACG TGCTGCaggacctgctgctgctgctggacacCCTGGACCCCCAGCGCGTGCTGCGCCCCGACTTGGCCCGCCAGCTGCAGGAGCACCCCCAGGAATTCCTGCGCCGAGCGGAGCAGCACACGCGCCAGCACGCCGAGCGGCGCCCGGACCCCCCCGCGCCGTGA
- the SMTNL1 gene encoding smoothelin-like protein 1 has product MPGAMPGQKPPRVPRGAPGGVPGGVPGVRRRRLGRGLQRGAPRGSRAAPAGGPRGREPPRTAGPRPEGAGGRPRVSARAQGRSAILEKFGGAAKGPAPHLKRSGGTAAVKAMLLEWCRARTRGYQHVEVQNFAGSWGSGLAFCALLHSFFPDAFDYAALQPDERRHNFTLAFATAEERAGCAPLLDVEDMVRLPVPDAKCVYTYVQELYRCLVAKGLVRTKKR; this is encoded by the exons ATGCCGGGGGCGATGCCAGGGCAGAAGCCCCCAAGGGTGCCGAGGGGGGCCccggggggggtcccggggggggtcccgggggtccgCAGAAGGCGGCTGGGCCGGGGGCTGCAGCGGGGGGCGCCGCGGGGCAGCAG ggctgctccggcgggggggccgcggggccgggAGCCCCCCAGGACTGCGGGGCCGAGGCCggagggggccggggggcgACCACGAGTGAGCGCCCGGGCCCAGGGGCGCAGCGCCATCCTGGAAAAGTTCGGagg CGCAGCCAAGGGCCCTGCCCCACATCTGAAGCGCTCGGGGGGCACGGCCGCCGTGAAGGCGATGCTGCTGGAGTGGTGCCGCGCCAGGACCCGCGGGTACCAG CACGTGGAGGTGCAGAACTTCgcgggcagctggggcagcggGCTGGCGTTCTGCGCGCTCCTGCACAGCTTCTTCCCCGACGCCTTCGACTACGCCGCCCTGCAGCCGGACGAGCGACGCCACAACTTCACCCTGGCCTTTGCCACCGCAGA GGAGCGTGCGGGCTGCGCCCCACTGCTGGACGTGGAAGACATGGTGCGGCTGCCGGTGCCCGACGCCAAGTGCGTCTACACCTACGTGCAGGAGCTGTACCGGTGCCTGGTGGCCAAAGGGCTCGTCCGAACCAAGAAGCGCTGA
- the UBE2L6 gene encoding ubiquitin/ISG15-conjugating enzyme E2 L6 isoform X1 — protein MAGRLAKELEEARSWGGARELRPLGGDVRRWGGILLPNNPPYNAGAFRFELSFSPHHPLSPPCATLCTPILHPAVDPEGRVCQPLTSPEHWVPSIRAVHVLQDLLLLLDTLDPQRVLRPDLARQLQEHPQEFLRRAEQHTRQHAERRPDPPAP, from the exons ATGGCCGGGAGGCTCGCCAAG gagctggaggaggcgCGGAGCTGGGGGGGCGCGCGCGAGCTGCGGCCGCTAGGGGGCGACGTGCGGCGCTGGGGGGGGATCCTGCTGCCT AACAACCCCCCCTACAACGCCGGTGCCTTCCGCTTCGAGCtgtccttctccccccaccACCCGCTGTCCCCCCCCTGCGCCACCCTCTGCacccccatcctgcaccccgcCGTGGACCCCGAGGGCCGCGTCTGCCAGCCCCTCACCTCACCCGAGCACTGGGTGCCCTCCATCCGCGCTGTGCACG TGCTGCaggacctgctgctgctgctggacacCCTGGACCCCCAGCGCGTGCTGCGCCCCGACTTGGCCCGCCAGCTGCAGGAGCACCCCCAGGAATTCCTGCGCCGAGCGGAGCAGCACACGCGCCAGCACGCCGAGCGGCGCCCGGACCCCCCCGCGCCGTGA